GCGAATATAATTCCTCGGCAGGCGAGACGCCTGCTCTACCCAGGTTATTTCATTTGGAATAATCTAAACTCTTTTTATTGTTCCCACTGCTTTTCTCCGCGGGTATAACAGGCGTCTCGCCTGTATCGTACCGATTGTCATTAAAACAACTTATCCGCCGTATTGCTTCTTGTTGGATAGAACGCCTCCCGGCGTAAGACGATAGATGTCTCCCCCCGAATTAAGACCATTGGAAGCGTCGTAAACCAATACTCCCGTCGGAGGACTGCCGCCAATATCCTCTTTTTTATCCGGCCCCCGGCTGACGGTCAACATCACGCAGCCGGAATTCACGGCTCGAGTTATTGGTTCCTCGCCCCATGTCCATCCCGCTTTCTTCATCTCTTTGATATTCCAGCCGGGATAAAAATCTTCGTGCCCTCCCGTAAAGCGATGGATATTGTCTTTGAACTCCCCCAGGGAAAACCCATCTTTCGGAATTCCACTCATATATGGGATGGGCGTCGTCAACGCCGGATAGATGAAAACCGAATACCAGTTGATGCCGCCAAAAAAGGGAAAACTATTGTTATCCACATTGTAAGACATAAACGCCGTGCTCAACGCCTGCATGTCGGAATGACAACGCGCCACTTTGGCGCGAATCTGGGCGTTGAGAAAGTTAGGAACGGCGATAGCCGCCAACACCCCGATAATCGCGACGACAATCAATAATTCAATCAGCGTAAAGGCTTGACGAGTAATTTTTCCGTTTTCTTGTTTTCTTATCATCGC
The Candidatus Omnitrophota bacterium DNA segment above includes these coding regions:
- a CDS encoding prepilin-type N-terminal cleavage/methylation domain-containing protein; translation: MIRKQENGKITRQAFTLIELLIVVAIIGVLAAIAVPNFLNAQIRAKVARCHSDMQALSTAFMSYNVDNNSFPFFGGINWYSVFIYPALTTPIPYMSGIPKDGFSLGEFKDNIHRFTGGHEDFYPGWNIKEMKKAGWTWGEEPITRAVNSGCVMLTVSRGPDKKEDIGGSPPTGVLVYDASNGLNSGGDIYRLTPGGVLSNKKQYGG